GCTGGTTTTGCGTGCACACGTTTGCAGGCACCTTCCCTAAGTTAGCTCGATCATGCTTTACACAGAGGAAGTGCTCCCTCAGCTGCAGCAGTGAACACTGCAAGTGGACTTGGTCCAGGCCCTTCTGCTCTAAGGGCCTGAGCCCTAACTGCCTCCCCATGCACCAACATGCAGCTGTAAACATGCTTCATCTCCCATAACCAACATGCCTAGCACTGCAGTTCATTCTCAAGGTGCTTGGGCTTTGCCCAGGAACCTACAGACGAAGGTTCTGGTGATAACAACAGGGGTGAGCCAAGTAACAAACAATGGGGAGGAGCTGAAAGATTTCTCCATACCCACTGAGCATTTAATAGGCAGAGCAGGCTTTCTGGGCAGTTTGGTCACTGAAAACCTAAGGCTTGTTTTGCAGCACACTGCAGCTGTGGTCAGTGCCAAGAGCTACATGTGTCCAGTGTGTGGCAGAGCCCTCAGCTCCCCTGGGTCCCTGGGACGACACCTCCTGATCCACTCAGAGGACCAACTATCAAACTGTGCAGTGTGTGGGGCGCGCTTCACCAGCCATGCCACATTCAACGGGTGAGACTTTCCTCCCGCTTTCGGTTGGGGTTGCATGCAGACACCTCAGGCCCCGAGAGTCACAATTAGCAGGGCTGCTTCAGGTGAAGCCACCGGACTGATCACCTCAGCCTTTGGAGACTGGAGTAAAACATGAACTACTGCCATCCTGCCCTTGTGGGAGAGCTGGAACTATCCCCCAAGGGAGCTACTTCCAGCTGTCCTTCACCACAGGCAGACCCAGAGAACTCCCTGACCATGCTGTCTAGGACTGGCTCCCTAAGTCCTAGACCAAGCCATGCAGAGCCCACTGGGATTTCCAGTTacagcaaagcagtgtttttTCCTTTACTCTAGaaattccagtgtggggtggagcACTAGAGCCAAGCTCAGTcccatgctgccccctgcccttTGTCCTTCCTGGAGGAAGCTTCGTGGGCACTGAGTctctgggcagggcaggtggCTGTGAGGCTCTGGATTCAGGTAGCCCTGGCTCTGGTGGATGAGCTGTTCAGGAGAATTACAACTGAAGCATGAAATCCAAAGgtgccagggctggagcatctgAGCGGCTAACTGGGTAATTCCTGAATTCAATCTCCCCAGCCTTAATTCTTTGCTGACATTGCCCCCACACCCTTTACGTGGGTGTTCCTGGCAAATATGTCTAGGTATGTTAACATCACCAAAGCCCTTGATGCACACCACCATCGTGGGCTGTTAGTGGCTGGGCCATTGCCTCTCCCCTATGCGGGGGGCTCCTTGCAGGGCACACAGTGTCAGCAGGAGATCCTTGAGTCTGTTCTTTCTGCTTTCCAGTGAGAAACTGCCGGAGGTGCTTAGTGCAGATTCCTTGTCCACCTCGCACAGCGAGGGCCCTTCTGGTACTGAGGAGAAGGACGTTGCCTTTAACGCCCCTGTGTACCCTGCGGGCATCCTCCTAGTGTGCAACAACTGTGCTGCCTATCGCAAGCTGCTGGAGGCCCAGGCTCCCGGCGTGCGCAAGTGGGCGCTTCGCCGGCAGAACGAGCCACTAGAAGTGCGGCTTCAGCGTCTGGAGCGGGAGCGCACGGCTAAGAAGAGCCGGCGGGACAATGAGACACCAGAGGAGCGGGAGGTGAGGCGCATGCGGGATCGAGAGGCTAAGCGCTTGCAGCGCATGCAAGAGACAGATGAACAGCGGGCGAGGCGGCTGCAGAGGGACCGGGAGGCCATGAGGCTGAAACGCGCTAATGAGACCCCGGAGAAGCGGCAGGCTCGGCTCATCCGGGAGCGCGAGGCCAAGAGGCTCAAGCGGCGCTTGGAGAAAATGGACATGATGCTTCGGGCCCAGTTTGGCCAGGACCCCTCTGCCATGGCTGCTTTGGCAGCCGAGATGAACTTCTTCCAGCTGCCAGTGAGCAATGTGGAGCTGGAAAGCCAGCTCCTGGGCAAGATGGCCTTTGAGGAGCAGAGCAACAGCCTACTGCACTGAGCTGTAGCCCAACTACCGCTGCGGCTCCACGCAGCCCACTGGGCGCCGGCAGCCTTGCCGCTCCCCAGAGGGAGGCTCACATGGCACCTGACTgacccttcctgccccaccccctcacaaAAGGCAGATCTGGGCTGCTCCTGCACGTGGGAATGGAGCTGGGAGGCTTCTGCTCAGGCAGCACTGGTGAGAGCGGGCTGTCGGGATACAGTCTGCTCCAGTGGCCAAGCCACAGCCGATAAACAGagggaaaataaattaattttatgtgTAATGAGTCACCTTCCATGCCTGTTGCTTCCTCCTGTGCTTGGACCCTTGTGGCGTAGCTGGCTGCAGGTGGAAAGCCTTTCCCAAAGGGCGGGCAGCCTGGGCCTCCGTTCCCATCCCAAAATCCGTCCAGCTAGAGGGGGCGTCTCTAGCAGCATGAGTACTGAAATAGAGGACTTTGTTCGGCCACAGCACAGAGCTTCACCCTTCTTTTTTACAGACCCTTCCTTCACCCTTGGGTCTGTAAAAAGGACGGGATACCACCAACCTTCTGGGCTGGGGGCTGTAGCCGCACTAACCCCAGTAACGTTGTGACTGCCCTTTGGTTCCAATAGCACTCATGACATACTAGCAGAAGAGACCATTCTGGCTCCTAGGAACTCATTCTAAGCAGACAGCCTCGGAgacagggtggggaaagggaacaaCCACGGGTAACCTGCTTCACTGTAAGCAGCATGGCAAGAGTGGAGGGGATCTTGCTTGTGGACCgggaagagggttgggggaggagtTCGGAGGCTGTACCTTGCCTAGGGGTGGCCTTGGAGAAGCTGACAGACATGTCGCATGGTGGAAACTTCAGAGTAGTAGTGGAGGCTCCTGTTGCACAGATGAGGTACCACCTTCAAGGTGATGCTCTGCTCCAGGGGACCAGGCTAGGACCTAAACGTGAGATTTGGCTTCCAGCCCTGGTTCTGACACTGACATGCTGTGACCATGGACAGGTCACCTCACCTCTGCACcacactttccccatctgtaaaatgggcctgATTAAGGTCTGTGAAGTGCTGTATGTGCAGACTGAGGCCAGTCAGTAGCAGGGGTAGGAAGTGAGCTGAGGACCTCCTGCTTCCTAACCCTGGGCTTCATCCATGAGACCATGTGACTTTAGGGGAGCACCATCACGTCTTTGTATTATTTTCTgctagcatttttttttatttcacaagACGCTCACTTTTCCCAGTAGCCTCGCAGCACCATTAATGTGGAGTCATTCGTCATCTTGTTTCGGCAAAATAAAGAGTTACACAAATTAGCCAGGCACATTGTACAAACGATTCCTTCTGAATCTTTACCAACTTTAGTGGAAAGCATGCTAAACGTGTAGCTGCCACCGAGGGCAGAGAATCGCTCTGTGCCCTTTTGGAGATGAGGAACATGGGCAGGAAATAATAAAATTAGATTTATCAtagaaaaaataatcagaaaccCAGGGACACCATAGGAGGAAGAAAATGAGGAGCAGTGATCCTGAGATCGGGCAGAGATAGAGCTAAACACTGATATGCCTCAACTACAAAGGCTAAAGTCATTTTGGGCTGCACTGGGAAATGTACCACATTAAAGCAGAGGAGCAGATGGTAACCCTTGTGTATCTGTTTTAGTGTTACTGTGCCTAGTtctggcagggatggtgtccctagcctctttttgccaggagttgggaatgggtgacaggggatggatcacttgatgatgacctggtCTGTtcatccctctggggcacctggctctggcccctgtcggcaggcaggatactgggctggatggaacattggtctgacccagtagggccgttcttatgttcttattcttaTGTACTTTAGGTTATATTGCAGGGGTAGCCAAACCGCAGCTCTccgagccacatgtggctcttttacagttaaaatgcAGCTCAcggagccccccttcccccctatCATTCTCTACCTATCAGcctgggaggggggagctcagggcttttGGTGGGGCTAGGAGCATCTGCCAGAGGATAACTAGTGCTTGctgttggggttggggggagaaacAACTTTGCCCCCCCAGCTTGAGTCATCTCCCAGGTACACACCCCCTTTTACCCTCCAGGGCACCTTCCTGTAGCTCTCAGGTGTTAGCTCT
This genomic stretch from Lepidochelys kempii isolate rLepKem1 chromosome 12, rLepKem1.hap2, whole genome shotgun sequence harbors:
- the ZNF821 gene encoding zinc finger protein 821 isoform X1 — protein: MSRRKQTTPNKVHWEQVFAGLEEQARQAMMKSDFPGAFGDQRPSIHQLQDQDSSSSDSDGEEEETTQDEVSSHTSEEDGTMVKVKKELENAEQPVAGNQRTGESEVIEDLNTAPMLGLSQCPLCQLECGSREQLIAHVYQHTAAVVSAKSYMCPVCGRALSSPGSLGRHLLIHSEDQLSNCAVCGARFTSHATFNGEKLPEVLSADSLSTSHSEGPSGTEEKDVAFNAPVYPAGILLVCNNCAAYRKLLEAQAPGVRKWALRRQNEPLEVRLQRLERERTAKKSRRDNETPEEREVRRMRDREAKRLQRMQETDEQRARRLQRDREAMRLKRANETPEKRQARLIREREAKRLKRRLEKMDMMLRAQFGQDPSAMAALAAEMNFFQLPVSNVELESQLLGKMAFEEQSNSLLH
- the ZNF821 gene encoding zinc finger protein 821 isoform X2; the protein is MMKSDFPGAFGDQRPSIHQLQDQDSSSSDSDGEEEETTQDEVSSHTSEEDGTMVKVKKELENAEQPVAGNQRTGESEVIEDLNTAPMLGLSQCPLCQLECGSREQLIAHVYQHTAAVVSAKSYMCPVCGRALSSPGSLGRHLLIHSEDQLSNCAVCGARFTSHATFNGEKLPEVLSADSLSTSHSEGPSGTEEKDVAFNAPVYPAGILLVCNNCAAYRKLLEAQAPGVRKWALRRQNEPLEVRLQRLERERTAKKSRRDNETPEEREVRRMRDREAKRLQRMQETDEQRARRLQRDREAMRLKRANETPEKRQARLIREREAKRLKRRLEKMDMMLRAQFGQDPSAMAALAAEMNFFQLPVSNVELESQLLGKMAFEEQSNSLLH